A single window of Haemorhous mexicanus isolate bHaeMex1 chromosome 28, bHaeMex1.pri, whole genome shotgun sequence DNA harbors:
- the LOC132339381 gene encoding keratin, type I cytoskeletal 19-like produces the protein MSCSVKQTTGSLRGRTSGGSCVIGGGGGGAARISSVSSGRYTTCGIGASRGFSGRSYCGGVNYGGGLSTGSLVGGNYGGGLGATVLGGCPGMGFSGGSARFGGGMGGGMGMGLGGGGFAGDGILLSGDEKVTMQNLNDRLASYLDKVRCLEQENADLECRIREWYAKQGPFCEPRDYSCYYKEIEDLQNQIVCATIDNNKIILNIDNSRMTADDFRVKYETELALRQSVEADINGLRQVLDQLTLCRSDLEAQLESLREELCCLKKNHEEEMCCLRKQSTGDVSVEVNACPGPDLRKILEEMRCQYETLIERNRKEVEDWYECKIEEVNREVITSGQEVETCNNQVTELRRQLQALEIDLQAQLSQRDNLESSLAETECRYNNHLGELQSQITCVEQQLADLRAEMECQNQEYKILLDVKCRLEQEIHTYRCLLEGGQQDLIQQGGIGQSSSLGGGVARSSGIGGGGIIRTSHTYTSSAQIPSCAAAEIQVPCRRICD, from the exons ATGAGCTGTAGTGTTAAGCAGACAACTGGCTCTCTCAGGGGCAGGACCAGCGGTGGCAGCTGTGTGATCGGTGGTGGCGGTGGTGGCGCGGCGCGGATCTCCTCGGTCTCCTCTGGAAGATACACGACCTGCGGGATAGGCGCTAGCCGAGGCTTTTCTGGGAGAAGCTACTGTGGTGGTGTGAATTATGGAGGAGGACTGAGCACCGGCAGCTTGGTCGGTGGAAACTATGGAGGTGGCTTAGGAGCCACTGTCCTCGGAGGATGTCCAGGCATGGGGTTCAGTGGTGGCAGTGCTCGCTTTGGCGGTGGCATGGGAGGTGGCATGGGGATGGGTCTTGGTGGAGGTGGTTTTGCTGGTGATGGCATTCTTCTTTCTGGTGACGAGAAGGTCACCATGCAAAATCTGAATGACCGCCTGGCTTCTTACCTGGACAAGGTGAGGTGCCTGGAACAAGAGAATGCTGACCTGGAGTGCAGGATCAGGGAGTGGTATGCCAAGCAGGGCCCTTTTTGTGAGCCACGGGACTACAGCTGCTATTACAAAGAAATAGAAGATCTTCAGAACCAG ATTGTCTGTGCAACCATAGACAACAACAAGATCATTCTGAACATCGATAACAGCAGGATGACAGCCGATGACTTCCGAGTGAA GTACGAGACGGAGCTGGCCCTGCGCCAGAGCGTGGAGGCCGACATCAACGGGCTGCGCCAGGTGCTGGACCAGCTGACGCTGTGCAGGTCTGACctggaggcacagctggagtcGCTGCgggaggagctctgctgcctgaaGAAGAACCATGAGGAG GAAATGTGCTGTCTGAGGAAGCAATCGACTGGAGATGTGAGCGTGGAGGTCAatgcctgccctggcccagacCTGAGGAAGATCCTGGAGGAGATGAGGTGCCAGTATGAGACGCTGATTGAACGCAACCGCAAAGAAGTTGAGGATTGGTACGAGTGCAAG ATTGAGGAGGTGAATCGGGAGGTTATTACAAGTGGTCAGGAGGTGGAGACGTGCAACAACCAGGTGACTGAACTGAGACGCCAATTGCAAGCCCTGGAAATCGATCTCCaagctcagctcagccag AGGGACAATCTGGAGTCCTCGCTGGCGGAGACAGAGTGTCGCTACAACAACCACCTTGgtgagctgcagagccagaTCACCTgcgtggagcagcagctggctgacCTGCGGGCAGAGATGGAGTGCCAGAACCAAGAGTACAAGATCCTGCTGGACGTCAAGTGCCGCCTGGAGCAGGAGATCCACACGTACCGCTGCCTGCTGGAGGGCGGCCAGCAGGACCTCAT TCAGCAAGGAGGAATTGGTCAGTCTTCAAGTCTAGGAGGAGGAGTTGCAAGAAGCAGTGGGATAGGAGGAGGAGGCATCATTAGGACAAGCCACACTTACACTTCGTctgcccagatcccatcctgTGCAGCTGCGGAGATCCAAG TGCCTTGCCGAAGGATTTGTGATTAA